A genomic window from Lotus japonicus ecotype B-129 chromosome 1, LjGifu_v1.2 includes:
- the LOC130730117 gene encoding calmodulin binding protein PICBP-like: MTNQKVGAEDSVSIQQENRGKLDSKKKLKKVRSIRLQRLSKGGKPQHDNLSILSSVTTEGSEEQTPIEMADASPSYMKGTTSSSHAKDGFQSSQRVLTLKLKRSLTRKSSRSIKIATSKAPKSTRKQSETLNGSDAGGDRSQRVITRRLSLKPVRFLTKVPTFKSRNSSMDKGPQKSKSLEGSRLSKATCSSALKDSHFTDHIDLPEEGTVSQGASAMKVCTFSYCSLHGHRHHDDSPPVKQFVSTRRRMLKAQKSMKIDGRSKQFSNARKSNQKTKTVQSEDEKNDKNVNASKKIDESATMESTTDAVKLSATDIEILDGGVTTEGKNMEPDFEVLQISSVEEDPIKVPSTTDVEPDCEVQQISSVEEDPTKTASATDAANGIQERDQKYIKMWRMMYKHAVLSNAGKCENKVPFEGKEKEERELDGPAFDGVNSSSSQSSCEADQDMDEDNKNVIELVQKAFDEILLPEAEGLSSDDSFKHRGTGLDEVVQEKSEGAGEERNTLTSTESLKEEQTMGAKPDQRTPKSWSNLKKIILLRRFVKALEKVRNINLRRPRQLPSDANSEAEKVFLKNQTAEERKRAEEWMLDYALQKVISKLAPAQRQRVTLLIEAFETIVPFQDTDVSQQSSATVEPQAHPIQSLDDFSGHSKEETDEGKVHDFSTKILLGKESCSLNSTMELSDNEIHSTVPELQNSIVLKERCLDSPGTIEDDFSGKQNLARSFDDGEKISIDNDNIYHGEIEDSGSHSLCKPDEIINTSHEETPTNEIVNEVPEDLISNLDTENSNIKSESSGRDAETKDKIGDHVEQLSVSKSFILNGLVRSLRSNLVGSGSSSNLLDEPPHLQSEAPKSAVAEPETHQEKQGYKGMWYMVYKHMVSDMAENNSSSVIDEKESVDEGSRTQGTSVSYENKPVTNQDMHFKEQVADRDIELRQIEAIKMVEEAIDSILPDDQDQLPDRQPLTERINSEGLNQKEETIERGNRITREEKEEPAEKEGNKPNQPMHRSWSNLKKVILLRRFIKALEKVRKFNPRGPRYLPIEPDSEAEKVLLRHQDMEARKGQEEWMLDYALRQVVSKLTPARRRKVELLVEAFETVTPTIKS, from the exons ATGACCAATCAGAAGGTTGGAGCAGAGGATTCTGTTTCCATCCAGCAAGAAAACAGAGGAAAATTGGATTCCAAGAAGAAACTGAAGAAAGTGAGATCAATAAGGCTTCAAAGATTGTCCAAAGGAGGGAAACCCCAACATGATAATCTCTCAATTCTCTCATCTGTTACCACAGAAGGTTCAGAGGAGCAAACCCCAATTGAAATGGCAGATGCATCACCAAGTTACATGAAGGGTACTACAAGCAGTTCTCATGCAAAGGATGGTTTTCAG AGTTCACAAAGAGTTCTTACTTTGAAACTAAAGAGGAGTTTGACTAGAAAGTCATCAAGATCAATCAAGATTGCAACTTCAAAAGCACCAAAATCAACAAGAAAGCAATCTGAAACCCTTAATGGCAGTGATGCTGGTGGTGACAGATCCCAGAGAGTCATTACCAGAAGGTTGAGCCTGAAGCCTGTAAGATTCTTGACAAAAGTCCCCACTTTCAAATCAAGGAATTCTTCCATGGATAAAGGCCCTCAGAAGTCTAAATCCCTAGAAGGATCAAGGTTGAGTAAAGCCACCTGTTCTTCTGCTCTCAAGGATTCCCATTTCACTGATCACATTGATCTCCCAGAAGAGGGAACTGTTTCTCAAGGTGCATCAGCTATGAAGGTTTGTACATTTAGTTACTGCTCTCTTCATGGTCATCGCCACCACGATGATTCGCCTCCGGTGAAGCAATTTGTGTCGACGAGAAGGCGAATGTTGAAGGCACAAAAGTCCATGAAAATTGATGGCAGATCAAAGCAGTTTAGTAATGCTAGGAAATCCAATCAGAAAACCAAAACTGTTCAGagtgaagatgaaaagaatgaCAAGAATGTGAATGCATCCAAGAAAATTGATGAAAGTGCTACTATGGAATCAACAACAGATGCAGTCAAGTTGTCTGCTACTGATATTGAGATATTGGATGGCGGAGTAACTACAGAAGGCAAAAATATGGAGCCAGATTTTGAAGTACTGCAGATAAGTTCTGTAGAGGAAGATCCTATTAAAGTTCCTAGCACTACTGATGTGGAGCCAGATTGTGAAgtgcagcagataagttctgtAGAGGAAGATCCTACTAAAACTGCAAGCGCTACTGATGCGGCCAATGGAATTCAGGAAAGAGATcagaaatatataaaaatgtggCGCATGATGTATAAGCATGCAGTACTAAGTAATGCAGGGAAATGTGAGAATAAGGTGCCTTTTGAAgggaaggaaaaggaagaaagagagCTAGATGGTCCTGCGTTCGATGGAGTAAACAGCTCTTCTAGTCAGAGTAGTTGTGAAGCTGATCAGGACATGGATGAAGACAATAAGAATGTAATTGAACTTGTGCAGAAAGCATTTGATGAAATTCTTCTTCCTGAAGCTGAAGGCCTCTCTTCTGATGATAGTTTCAAACATAGAGGCACTGGATTGGACGAGGTAGTCCAAGAAAAGAGTGAAGGTGCTGGAGAAGAAAGGAATACATTGACATCAACTGAATCTCTTAAAGAAGAACAGACGATGGGAGCTAAACCTGATCAAAGAACACCCAAAAGCTGGAGCAATCTGAAAAAGATAATACTCTTGAGAAGGTTTGTAAAGGCATTGGAGAAGGTAAGAAACATCAATCTCAGAAGACCTAGACAATTGCCTTCAGATGCTAACTCGGAAGCAGAAAAAGTTTTTCTCAAGAACCAAAcagcagaagagagaaaaagagcTGAGGAATGGATGCTTGACTATGCACTTCAAAAGGTTATATCGAAACTCGCACCGGCTCAAAGACAAAGAGTTACACTCTTAATAGAAGCTTTTGAAACAATTGTGCCATTTCAAGATACTGATGTTAGCCAGCAGTCTTCTGCAACAGTGGAGCCTCAAGCACATCCAATTCAATCCCTTGATGATTTCTCAGGTCATAGCAAAGAAGAAACAGATGAAGGAAAGGTTCATGATTTTTCTACTAAGATATTGCTCGGAAAAGAATCATGTTCTCTCAATAGTACTATGGAACTTTCAGATAATGAAATTCATAGTACAGTTCCTGAACTGCAAAATTCTATTGTGCTCAAAGAAAGATGTCTCGACTCTCCTGGAACCATTGAAGATGACTTCAGTGGAAAGCAAAATTTAGCCAGAAGTTTTGATGATGGGGAGAAGATCTCAATTGACAATGATAATATTTATCATGGAGAGATTGAAGATTCTGGATCACATTCCTTATGTAAGCCAGATGAAATTATAAACACCTCTCATGAGGAGACTCCAACCAATGAAATAGTCAATGAAGTTCCAGAAGATTTGATATCaaatttggacacagaaaattCAAATATCAAATCTGAGTCATCTGGAAGAGATGCTGAAACCAAGGATAAGATTGGTGATCATGTGGAACAGCTTTCTGTGTCCAAAAGTTTTATCCTGAATGGTCTTGTTAGATCACTCAGATCTAATTTGGTTGGTTCAGGATCATCTTCAAACCTGTTAGATGAACCTCCACACCTACAATCTGAAGCTCCTAAGAGTGCTGTTGCAGAACCTGAGACCCACCAAGAAAAACAAGGCTATAAAGGAATGTGGTACATGGTGTATAAGCACATGGTATCTGATATGGCTGAAAACAATTCCAGTTCAGTAATTGATGAGAAAGAGTCTGTGGATGAAGGGAGCAGAACTCAAGGAACTTCGGTCTCTTATGAAAACAAACCTGTGACTAATCAAGATATGCACTTCAAGGAGCAAGTAGCCGACCGGGACATAGAACTCCGACAGATTGAAGCCATCAAGATGGTAGAAGAAGCAATTGATTCAATCCTTCCAGATGATCAGGACCAGTTACCGGACAGACAGCCTCTCACTGAAAGGATCAACAGCGAAGGTCTGAACCAAAAGGAAGAAACAATAGAACGCGGAAACAGAATAACCcgagaagaaaaggaagaaccaGCAGAAAAGGAGGGAAACAAACCAAACCAGCCAATGCATAGAAGTTGGAGCAATCTTAAAAAAGTGATCCTGCTCAGGAGATTCATCAAGGCATTGGAAAAAGTAAGGAAATTCAACCCAAGAGGGCCTAGATATCTACCTATAGAGCCTGATTCTGAAGCTGAAAAAGTTCTGTTAAGGCAT